In Argonema galeatum A003/A1, the sequence TATCAAATCTTGATATTTAAGTTTTATCTAAGTAATTTCACTATATTTGCGATCTCGGTATTTCCACTATCTCACCAATATAACTGATGCTGGGAGTGGTTTGTCCACTTTAATTAGGTTAGCAATGAAGCTAAGTTACTCGCCAACTAGAAATGAAACATGGGCGCTAACAACGCGCCAACCTTCTGCGGTTCGCATCCAAGTTTGACTTTGGCGTCCGATCTGATTTGAGGATGGTGGGCGTTTAAATTCTGTATTTACTGTGGCCAAATCCCGTCCGTAAGTGGTGATGACAGTATTTATCAGTACCCTTTCTAAATTAGCGGACGATCGCTTGCTGCGAAAAGTGGCTATAGCATCATAACCGTACAGATTTTCTTCCACGCCAAAGCGGACAGTCTGGGAACTTTGCCAAAATAGTTCGTCTAGTACGGCGATGTCATTGCTAATTAATGCCTTTTCATAACGCTGAAATGCTGCTGTCACTTCAGCTACCACATCGGGAATATTGATATCCATAGTTTGGGTAAATAAATATTAGCGATTGTAGTGGGCATTGCCCACCACAAATCCTACGAGTAACCTTGGCCCGATCGATCTGGCAATCCCATCACACTGCGATAATGGGCTGACACTTCACCCAGTGTTTTTGACTGGCGATTTGTACTCCACTGACTGCGATCGAACAATTCCTTTCTTAACTTATCTACATCGATAGTTGTCACCTGCCCATTCGCAACAACTCTTTTGCCATTTACCCAAACACTGTCAACCGCCTGAGTGGGACGACCCAATATTAACAAACCTATCGGGTCTGTGCGCGGTAACAGCGACAAACTCTTAAGATCGTAAAGTACCATATCGGCTTTTTTGCCCACAGTCAGAGAACCAAGTTCATCCGCCACATTCAATCCTTTAGCACCTCCCAAAGATGCCATTTCCACCGATTGACGCGGTTCGATCCAGTGGTGATAATCTAAATCCGTCACGTTGTGCAAAATCGAACCAATCTTGATAGCTTCCAGCAAATCTTGCGAATCGTTACTAGCAGAACCATCACACCCAAAAGACACATTGACTCCCGCTTGCAGATATTTCAAAATAGGAGCAATGCCGCTACCCAAACGCAGGTTACTGAGGGGATTATGTACAACGGTGGATTGAGTTTCTACCAAAATGGCAATATCTGCATCGGTCAAATGCACGCAGTGGGCTAAAGAAGTGCGGGAACCCAGATAACCGATGCGCTGCAGATGTTCAACTGCGCTACATCCGTATTTTTCTTGAGCTAGCAACACTTGGGCTTTAGTTTCTAGCAGGTGAGAATGGCGACAGAGATTGTAGCGATCGCTCAATTCTGCACAACCTTCAAACAAAGCATCAGAACACAGTTGAATTCCCGTCGGCGCAACCAGAATATAAACGCCTTCTTCTGGTTTGTGAAACTTATTTACAGCGTCTTCTATTAATTGCAGAGTGGCGCTTGTCGAGCGAATATAAGTTTCGTGTTCCTGTTTTGTATCGCCGCTGGGAATGCCTGCTGTGAGAGATTCATCCTGAATGAGGGGGGCGATAAAAGCGCGGATACCGACTTCTTTGTAAGCGCGAACAGCCGTAGCAATAGTTTCGATTTCTTTACCCGGAATCAAAACTAAGTGATCGACAACACTTGTGCCTCCAGACAGCAAAGTTTCTACCGCCGTACCTAAAGCAGTCAGGTAAATTTGTTCCAGTTCCAGAGGTACAAAGTCGTAGAGTTCTGCAAGCCACAATTCTAGGGGAACCGGGGGAATCACTCCCCGCTGCCACATCTCCGAGGAGTGGGTGTGCGCGTTGACGAAACCGGGGAGGAGGAGTTTGTTGTTACAATCGACAGCAATGCCGATCGCATCCAGATTGGGGTCAATAGCGGCAATGCGATCGCCTACTACTTGCACATCAGCGGTTGCGTAAGCGCGATCGACCGGAATTAACGCTTGTTGGAGAGTAAAACTCACAAATTTTACCTTGAAATTAAGAATTTAGAAAGTTTTGGAGGCTTGGGCATTAAAAGTAGTATTCAACATAATATAAGTGTAATTTAATTTGGAACTATAACAGAACTCATTCCTCATTCCCCAAAACTATGATGAAACCCCTCCGTACCTTGGGCGTACCCCCAAATGCCTGGGCAGTTGATGCCGAAATAGCCGATATCACCCGCCCGCCCCTCGAACCCCAATCCATAATACTGCCAACAGAAACCAAAAAGCTACGCCTGGATTTGGCAAAAGCAGCCATATTAGTAATTGATATGCAAAATGACTTCTGTCATCCAGATGGCTGGCTAGCGCATATTGGCGTAGACGTGACACCCACACAGACTCCCATCAATCCCCTCAAAACACTACTGCCAGAATTGCGAAAAGCCAATGTTTCTGTAATTTGGCTAAATTGGGGAAACCGTCCCGATTTACTGAATATCAGTGCTGGATTGCGCCACGTTTACAATCCTACAGGCTCGAGCGTAGGTTTGGGCGATCCTTTGCCTGTCAGTGGTGCCAAAGTCCTGATGGCTGGTAGTTGGGCAGCGGCAGTAGTAGATGAATTAGAACAAAAACCTGAAGATATCCGTGTTGATAAATACAGAATGAGCGGTTTTTGGGATACTCCTTTAGATAGTATCCTGCGAAACCTGGGAAAAACTACTCTATTCTTTGGAGGAGTGAATGCCGATCAGTGCGTAATGGCTACATTGCAAGATGCTAACTTCCTGGGTTATGACTGTATTTTAGTTGAGGATTGCACCGCCACTACTTCCCCAGAGTATTGCTGGCAAGCCACTCTTTATAACGTAAAACAATGTTTTGGTTTTGTCACCGATTCCCAAGCTATCTTAAAGGCAATTACTCATTCGATTTTGGATGAAAGGATTTTAGATTTTGGATTGAACCCACAGCAGTAAAAACAACTAATCACATCATGTCCTTACACATCGGTGACCTAAAAAACTCGTGTGATTATTCTTATCTGCGTTTATCTGCGTTTATCTGTCTTCATCTGCGGTAAAAATTTAACCAACGATGACAACAGACAATTTGACTATCTAACTACCAAATAACAAAGGAAAAAGGACAAATGACTAATCGTTGCATGATTCCGGTTGTTAAGTCTCTCAGAGATTATCAAGCTTTTCGCATCAGTCCCCAGGACAGCAATCGGTTAGCGATCGTCTTCGATCCGGCAAGTGCTAACGTATCGTTAACTTTGTGCGTCGAAATTTTTGATGCTGGTGGTAAAACTCCTCCCAATCGTCATAATATGGCTGTGGAAATGTTTTTTATCCTCAAAGGAGAAGGATTGGCAACCTGTGATGGAAAAACCGTTTCTATTAGTGCCGGAGACAGCATATTAGTACCGCCAACAGGAACTCACGAACTTAAAAATACGGGTTCCGGGCGCTTGTACGCCCTGTGTTTTATGGTTCCCAACGAAGACTTTGTGGAACTGATTCGCAGCGGCACACCCGTAGAGTTAGATGAAGAAGATTTAAGAGTTCTCAGTCGTACAGATGCGCTGGTTCCATGCTAAAAAAAGCCACTTGCGATCGCAAGCTAAGCCTAAAATGCTGCTAAGGTGTGCAGCCATTAGACAGAGACACCAGTTCAGGTACTTATGGAAGTGCGATCGGCCCATGAGTACCTTCCCAAAGATAGCCTGCTGTAGAGCTCCGCCCGTTCCCTACAATAGCCAATGTAAGCAAACGTTGCTCATGGTTTAGCAATGTACTTAAATACAAAAACAATGGGCCACATCCACATCATTCGCGACTTTTACTCATTTGCAGAACAAGTTAATCGCACCCTCCGCATCTTTACCCCAGACGCCTACGATCGGCAACCTGATAGGCGCTTTCCGGTGCTGTATATGTTCGACGGACAAAATATCTTTTCTGACCCGGAATCTGCTGTATACGATACTTGGTGCGCCAACACCACACTAGAGCGCTTGGTATCTGAACTCACTATCCAACCTTGGATTATTGTCGGTATCGACCACTTACCAAACCGCATCGAAGAGTATTCCCCGTGGATAGGCGGTCGCGCTCATTTAACAGCAGAGTTTTTGATTAATCACTTAAAGCCTTACATCGATCGCACTTACCGCACCTTGCCAGAAACCGAAAATACCGCAGTCATGGGATCTAGTATGGGCGGATTATTTTCCCTATATTTAGGCAAAACCTATCCCCAAATTTTTGGGCGAATTGGCGGGATTTCTCCGGCGCTGATGTTAGCGGGCGGCCAAATGTTTTATTACTGGGATAGGCACACCCGCTTCGGGTCAAAAATACTGCTGTACGTCGGTAGCAAGGAGCAATATTCCTTCTACGGAGTTGGGTTGGATTATGTACCCATTACCCAAGACTTTTACAATCGTTTGAAACAGCTTGGTTACACCGATTCTGAGTTGCATTTTGTGCTAGCAGAAGGGGAGATCCACCACGAAACTTCTTGGCAAAAACAGCTACCGGCTTTGATGACTTGGTTGCTTGCGCCACAAGCAAATACCAGCTTTTTTTAGGTTACTGCTAAATTAAATGGGCGACCGGGGGCTCAAACCCTGAACCACCCGATTAAGAGGAAATCTTCTTGCTTACCTGCCCTTCCCTAATATATGGAAGTATATATTAGGGAAGGGCGCTGCAATACCTGACCTTCCTAGAAAGAAATACATAAAAGAATTAATGAGTTATTACGTTTGTTATGGGGTCAAGTCGCTCAGTGGACTGGGAACAGCGCTGAAACTATTTGGAAGCACTACGCTGGCTTGGTCAGTACGCAGGAAGTGCCAGTTTTGTAACCATGAAAAAGTCCACTGGGCCTGTCTACCGTGCCCAGTGGATTTGCTAAGGCGATCGCAGCCGTTTTATCGCCTTCTATTCCCAACACATCCTTGCTGAGATATTCTGCCATCTGGCATGGTTGCGCGACACAAGTTGGCACCTTGGAGATTTGCACCGCTTAAGTTAGCTCGGAACAAAATAGAGCCACTTAAATTGGCAGATGTCAAATTGGCCTTACTTAAATTGGCTCCATTTAAACGAGTGTTACTTAAATTAGCGCCACTTAAATTAGCTCGACTGAAATTAATATAAAGAAGACCTTTGTTGTTAAGGTTGACTCCCCTAAGATTAGCGCCGCTTAGATTGGTTTCATGTGACCAAAAAGCATCTCTGATTCGCGCACCGGCTAAATTTGCTCCACTTAAGTTGGTATTTGATAGAATGGCCTCCACGAGATTTGCGCCAGCAAGATTCGCTGCACTTAAGTTGGCATTTCTAAGATTAGCTCCTGTAAGATTTGCGCGGGTCAAGTTAACACCACTTAAGTTAGTACCCTCGAATGTTCCACTGCGAAGGTTTGCACCGGCCAAGTTAACGCCTTTTAAGTCGGCTCCACTTAAGTCACACCCCTCGCAGTCTCCGGCTCGTCGTATCTGTCTAACATGATCTGGATCGGCGGCTATTGAAATGGTTGTGCCAGTAAGGGCCAGGAGCAAAGCTGAAAGTATCGCTTTCGATTTCATGGATTTGTTCAGTTCGTGTAGAAGTAATAATATTTTCCATCTTTACTAAACCCGATCGCTGGCTTCTATCTACACGAATGAACCTATGATGACTCAGCTTGGGGTAAAAATAAATTTTGGCGCGTCAACGGCGCGTCAACGGCGCATCAAGAAGCATCAAACCAAAATCTACGATCGCGCAGCGCCCCAAACCAAAATCCCTGAAATCCAGTTATTATAAGGATTCCAGGGATTTATTTTGATGGGCGACCGGGGGCTCGAACCCCGAACCACCAGATTAAGAGTGCGCCTAAATAGGCAGTTGGCTAATTTGGGACATTTTGTTTTATAAGTAAAATTTAAATGCCTGGAAACCCTTATTTTCTCGTCAAATATTGCAAGGACTAAGCGGACTCGATCCTTTGACTGCTGTGCAAGATTTCTGGTGATTAGATGGCTACCTTCCTCTAAAGTCATCGTAAAAGCAAAGTTAGTTATATAGTGCTTAAGATATAATAAATACAGTTTTTTAAAAAAGATAAAAAAAGTGAGAACCTGTGCAATATAGGCTTCCTTCTCCCAATCTAGGCGATCGTCGCATTATAAGAGGCGAAGATGAAGAGCCGTTTTCGAGCGAAGACATGGCGGAGGCTGCAAAAAAGCTTGCAGATGCTTCCAACATCCCTCTGCCTGATAGTTTCCAATGGAACGCTTCCTCTGCTGAAGCAAAACTTATTCGATTTATAGGGAGCGTCACGATCACAAACGAGATAATTGTGAATCCCGATCCTTTGAAAGATTATTCACACAGCGGCGGTGGGTCGGAACGGCTGGATACTCAACAAATATTGTCAGTCGTTTACCTGCCTCAAGAATACACTCTACGGGCTACCCCGACAACTGTTAACAGGCAGTCCGCCGCCGGGGGTGGGATATCTGGAATTAGGAAATTTTCTGATACATTTTATAAATTTAGTCTTGTCGATAACAATGGAATTTTAGTACCCACAAGCAGTTCAATTTCATTCCCTGTCAACAGATTAAACAATTACCCAGAACTTATGGGTTACCATTATTTCCAAGATTATTTTTGGTGGGTTAGTTTCCAGGGTTTTGAGCTATGGCATTCAACTTCCAGTACCAATATTTATGAAATTTCCGAAACGCCAATAATTAGGCCCGATCCATTACCGCCACCACCACCACCACCTATCTTCTATTCACCGCCACCGCCTCCCTGCGATATCCCCATAACTGTAGATCCAGGCTTTAGAGATACCGGATATTTCTGTATGAGCCATTCAGAATACAACACGCTCATGCCCCGGTTTCCACAAATAAATCAAAACATAAATACTACCAACAATTTATTAAGGGAGTCCTTATAATGCCTGCTTCACCAAACGGGGGAACTACAGAGTATGCAAATATAGTTGGAGGCATAAGTTCTGTAGATGCCAAAGTTACTGAACAACAAGAATTACTTCAAGAGCAATTCAGTAAAAAAGTTGATGGAGCAACCGTCACCGAAGCAGGTATTGGAGTCGCTGCAACTGTTACGGCTTACCAAACAATAACCATAAACGCTCAAACCCTAGAATCGCCAGCTGCTATAAGTACTACTGTTCGCTCCGCTCAAGGAACTTTGTCTGCAAACATGGGGAATCTTGCCAGCCAGCTATCTTACAAGCTTGGCGAACTCGTAGGAGCCGTCGCGCGCGGCGGGCTAGGCGGGCTAGTAAAAGTAGGCGAATTTGTGATGGCGATTATTACCCCCATCACAGCAACTGTGGCGGCAGTCGCAGGGGCGGCTTACTTGGTAATTGAAGCTTATTGTCAGCTATCAGTTCGCGTTTCGGAATTAAGCGATAGAGTATCCGCCCAAGAAACAGAAATAGGTAATATTAACGCAACTATTAATCAAACCATCAAGCCCACTCTGGCTCGACAAGAAATAAAACTCAGAACAATTGAAGGAGAAATTGTGAATTTAAAAGAACAGGTATTAGATACTAAAGTATCAATCTTAAACGCAGTCTCTGCTATTCCAGAAGCTTCAAGCCTCGCCACGACATCAAGAATCGAAAGACCTGATGGGATAATGAAAAAAGGATTTGAGGGGATGGGGGGGAAAATTGATGATGTCAAAAATGCTGTAACAGGCGGATTTAAAAAGTTGTTCGGTTGGCTGCCGTTGCAGGAAGTTATGACAGGAATCACCTTTATAGTAACATTGCACAATGCAGCGATGTTATCCAACAATCTTGTTCAAACACTGGGAACAATTATCGATACTGGCCTTGATGTCATCGGCATGAAAAATGAAGAGGGGCAATCCTTTAACATCAGCGAAATTCTTGGAAAAAAAGCTTCTGACCTGATGAAAACTTTGCTAGGTGAGGCTACATGGACTAATGTGCAGAACGACTTTAAGCTGGCCAATCGGATGTACCAAGCGACCTCAAATATTGCGAATTCCATTAATAGCTTGCTCGACAGTACTCGGTCCATTATCCAGCTTGGGGCCGAAAATACTGGCAAAATAGGAAATGCTCTGAAAGCTGCGGGAGTAGTTTGGGAGAATGCGTATAACTGGATGCCCGAACAAATAAACGAGATTACGGCAAAGCAAAACGCTCTTACCAAAATCACTACAACAATTCAAGAAATTGATAATACTGCTGGAATAGTTAGCAGTGCGGTAAGTGAAATCAAGTCAATCCAAGATACTGTTGGGGAAATCAAAAAACAGCAAGAAGAGTGGGATAAAGCTAAAAAAGAATTGTCAGACACTATTACAGGCCAGAAAACACAATCTAAACTGAATTCTGAATCAACCATAGTAACCAAAGCAGATTTCAAAGCACCTTTATAAGAGTGGATTATGCCATTGCCAGCTAATTTTAATACTTGGGAACACTTACAAGGCTTGTTGATGTCCGTCCAAAATCGGATGGTCTTTCAAGAATTCAAAGATGTTGAAGACGACGACAATATCACTGCGCCCCGCTCTAGCTTGAAAGTTGCGTGCTGGCTTCGTGATGCTGATACAGCGATAATTACTTTACTTAAACTTTTCTTATTTCACATAATAATTCGTGGCTTTGACATAACAGAATTAGAGGCTTTGATTGCTTCTAATTCTGTTGCGGGAGTTAAAAGAAAAACCCTTCCTAAAGTAACTTTGTATTTCGCCAATGAAAGAAATTCGCCGGAAGATAAATCAATCTGGCGACAAATAAGTTTTCGGATTCCGGGGGAAACAAGTGAAACATTTACTAAAACCGAAGCTCTTAAAATAGCAAATAAAATTAAATCCCTTTTTGGTAATAATTTTGGCTGGAATTGCGGCAGAAATCTATACTCTTACACCGAATGGGAGCGCGGATATCAATTTCAAGTTCTTTCCGTAAGTTCAACAGAAGCCAAGAGAGTAATAAAAGAGATTCTTGAAATAAATAGCCACACCCCAAATTGGACTTATCTTAATGAAATTTCAAATGATGAACCATCCGAAACTTACCCAACCAACCCGGCGACACTCCATATTTTGGGAGATCCTTACAAAGAACCGACTAGGCGAGCTCAGGTCAAAGTTTTTTTTCAATACGCAACTCTATCGCTACCGCCTAAAAAACCAATATTTTTATACGATCGGCGGGGCTTGGCAAAAGACCCGCTAGTTGACTAGGGATAACCTTGAATCCGAATTAAATGGTACACCCTTTCGGCGACTAATTTTTGGGCTGTTGAGTCATGATAAATGGTAAGCAGAACTACAAAAAAATACTATGGGCAGACGAAGGACATCTGGTGAATTAGAGGAAATGCTCCGCTTAGCCAGGGCGAGAGAACAAGCTCGACTTCAACATCGAATAGATAACCCAGCACCCTACCGGGGTAGGGGGCCACGAACAGAGGGACTCTACAGAAGTATGCTGCGATTTAAAGGTACTTCCAGGGCGGTTTACGAAATAAGCGTCGATAAAGAGACCGTACCGGGCAAATTAACTCTCGCACAAGTGGGACTTTTAGCTGCGAACGCGGCACTCGGAGCTGGTGAAATTTTAATCGGCGCAATCAAAGGAAGTGGCGTTAAGCCCACAAAAATCCAATGGTTTTTCGGCGTTGCCCCACAAGCTGTACCCCCCTCGACCGGACATGGGCGATGGATTAGGCGATGGGCTAGGGATACCGGTGGACAATCGCACAGATCCACACCCTTCTCTAGGGTGAGTGGACCAGTTGATTCGGCTGGTTTGACCACAGCCTTTCATGACTTGATTGCAGGGCCTTTAGCGCCAGCATTAGGAGCAGGCGGCGACGCCACTTTAATTTTTGAAAGAGGCAATGTTTCAAACTAATTGGATTGACAATTTGGATTCCGCCTTAAGCTTCTACGTCCCTGTGAATAAGCCTCCTTCGATGGAAGAAGAAGAATATCAAGAAGGCATCAGATCAGTACTTGTTCGCCAGCAAGCAATTGCAGATTTTGTGGATGGAAAAATCTCAGGTTCTGATTTTGCCGAAATTATTGACGAAACGGGGTGCGATCCATCTCAGTACGAAGAAGACGTGATTGACTTTTTCAAATGGAACGGCTGAGGGTAAATGCCTAGTGATTTTCTGGATATTGATTTATCAAATAGCAATTTCTGGGAAATCGAAACCTTTGTTCAGCAAGTTGCAAGCTTAACACCAGATGGTAAAAAATTAGCAATTGCTAATTTCGACATACCTTTGTTTGCTAGATCTAGGATTATGGCAGCAAGGATGTCGAATCCTTTTGCCAAACCTTGGTGGAAATTGGGATGTTTTTTATCTCAAACTATCCCCGCGCCTTTTGTTTTTAATGAATCGCTCAAAATCCAAACTTGGAAAGTGCCCCTTTACTCTGAGTTAAATAAAACTCAGGCAATTTTCTTTCCTGATCCTGTGAGTTTTATTTGGCGTTTATCCGCTTCGGTGCCAACTTGGCACGAAGAAGCTGAAATAACTATTTGGAGATTTACAGGTGATTTACCAGGGCTTCCCATCCAACAACTACTTCTGATGAGAAGTAGGCAAGTGCAAATAGAAAATAAAATCAACGAAATTTTGTTGAGGTTGCCGTGATTCCAGAAAAATACCAAAGCATTATTGAGGAATTTGTCAAACAATTAGAGGAGTTTGAAAAGGCGTATGGTTATTTACCAGAGTGTCGGCTAGTTGTAAAAAAGGATTATGAAACCTTGGTAAAGAGAATACAAAGTGGAGAATTGACAAATTAAATAAGTGACCACCAAAAAAGACTTGCGATATGCTGTAGGTCGGGGCTTTACAAGAATGAGTTTGTTTGGCTCTAGCATTTTATTAGTTTTAAGGCTTTTACTAGATGGAATAAAAATGAATTATTCCGAATCTCTAAATAATGGCCAAAAATTAGTTTCTTTGCACTTTAATCTCGATAGATTTGATTTCTTGTCGTTGTACATTTATTGTCTATTTTTGGCCTTAATGCTTGGAATAGACAATTACACCCTAGGGAAACTTTTAGAGAATATCCCCGTACTGCGGGAATTTGCCCAAAAAATGGGGGGTGTGCGTGGGGGCGAAAGATTTCCCCTATCCAAAGATGATAGCGATAAAGGGGATGAATAATTGGGTATTGTATTAGGAGACTTGCTATCAGAAGTTCACAAAATAGCCCCTCAACTTCCAGATGAAAGTTACCAGCCCATCCCATCGTTCGAGATTGAGCAATTATCAAGGTTCAATTTAGCTGTTCTGGTTCGTTCCGATACTGAGTTGAATGGTTATAGGGCTGCTGATTTAACAATTAAATCGCCTATACCAGAAGGCGATTTAATTCTACAGCAGGTGATGTGCATCCTGGATGAATACCAATTAGTCCAGGTTAAATCACCGACCACACAATTCAAAATCTCAGTCGATGTTCCATTCTGGCTTCGCGACTTAAAAATTAAAATTTGGGAGTGCTTAGAAATGCCCGTTTCAAATACTGGAAATCTCATTTCAAATATTACTCGACGCCTTGAAACCGCTACTTCCACAGAAGGGGTTACTAACGTCACAGCGACTGCAACGGTAATTGTTGCAGCGAATTCAGATCGCACCATTTTGTACGCCACTAATACAGGTAATGAGTGGGTAACCATAGGGCACAAGGCTGCCCTGCTGTCAGGGCAAGGAATTCTACTGTCACCGAATGGCGGGAACTACGCGATCGAAAGCGGAAACCTAGACAAACGAGGTTTGTGGGGCGTCTGCGCCACAGGAAAAACCACAACTGTGGCATTTTATGAGGGTACGGGCGAAGAAGTAGCACAAACTTGATATGCCAATAGATAATAGTCCTACCAGCAGTGGCACTACTAACCACACACATAGTAATAAATCTACTCTTGACGCCATTGCTGGTACTGAATGGTATCGTATCCTTTACGCCGATTCCAACTGGAATTTGGTAATCGGATAC encodes:
- a CDS encoding amidohydrolase encodes the protein MSFTLQQALIPVDRAYATADVQVVGDRIAAIDPNLDAIGIAVDCNNKLLLPGFVNAHTHSSEMWQRGVIPPVPLELWLAELYDFVPLELEQIYLTALGTAVETLLSGGTSVVDHLVLIPGKEIETIATAVRAYKEVGIRAFIAPLIQDESLTAGIPSGDTKQEHETYIRSTSATLQLIEDAVNKFHKPEEGVYILVAPTGIQLCSDALFEGCAELSDRYNLCRHSHLLETKAQVLLAQEKYGCSAVEHLQRIGYLGSRTSLAHCVHLTDADIAILVETQSTVVHNPLSNLRLGSGIAPILKYLQAGVNVSFGCDGSASNDSQDLLEAIKIGSILHNVTDLDYHHWIEPRQSVEMASLGGAKGLNVADELGSLTVGKKADMVLYDLKSLSLLPRTDPIGLLILGRPTQAVDSVWVNGKRVVANGQVTTIDVDKLRKELFDRSQWSTNRQSKTLGEVSAHYRSVMGLPDRSGQGYS
- a CDS encoding cupin domain-containing protein; this encodes MTNRCMIPVVKSLRDYQAFRISPQDSNRLAIVFDPASANVSLTLCVEIFDAGGKTPPNRHNMAVEMFFILKGEGLATCDGKTVSISAGDSILVPPTGTHELKNTGSGRLYALCFMVPNEDFVELIRSGTPVELDEEDLRVLSRTDALVPC
- a CDS encoding pentapeptide repeat-containing protein, translated to MKSKAILSALLLALTGTTISIAADPDHVRQIRRAGDCEGCDLSGADLKGVNLAGANLRSGTFEGTNLSGVNLTRANLTGANLRNANLSAANLAGANLVEAILSNTNLSGANLAGARIRDAFWSHETNLSGANLRGVNLNNKGLLYINFSRANLSGANLSNTRLNGANLSKANLTSANLSGSILFRANLSGANLQGANLCRATMPDGRISQQGCVGNRRR
- the hpxZ gene encoding oxalurate catabolism protein HpxZ; amino-acid sequence: MDINIPDVVAEVTAAFQRYEKALISNDIAVLDELFWQSSQTVRFGVEENLYGYDAIATFRSKRSSANLERVLINTVITTYGRDLATVNTEFKRPPSSNQIGRQSQTWMRTAEGWRVVSAHVSFLVGE
- a CDS encoding alpha/beta hydrolase: MYLNTKTMGHIHIIRDFYSFAEQVNRTLRIFTPDAYDRQPDRRFPVLYMFDGQNIFSDPESAVYDTWCANTTLERLVSELTIQPWIIVGIDHLPNRIEEYSPWIGGRAHLTAEFLINHLKPYIDRTYRTLPETENTAVMGSSMGGLFSLYLGKTYPQIFGRIGGISPALMLAGGQMFYYWDRHTRFGSKILLYVGSKEQYSFYGVGLDYVPITQDFYNRLKQLGYTDSELHFVLAEGEIHHETSWQKQLPALMTWLLAPQANTSFF
- a CDS encoding cysteine hydrolase family protein, giving the protein MMKPLRTLGVPPNAWAVDAEIADITRPPLEPQSIILPTETKKLRLDLAKAAILVIDMQNDFCHPDGWLAHIGVDVTPTQTPINPLKTLLPELRKANVSVIWLNWGNRPDLLNISAGLRHVYNPTGSSVGLGDPLPVSGAKVLMAGSWAAAVVDELEQKPEDIRVDKYRMSGFWDTPLDSILRNLGKTTLFFGGVNADQCVMATLQDANFLGYDCILVEDCTATTSPEYCWQATLYNVKQCFGFVTDSQAILKAITHSILDERILDFGLNPQQ